The Colwellia sp. M166 genome segment TCAAAATAAGTAAACCCGCACTATGAATCGTAAAAAGAAAATCAATCAAGTCTTGAAAGCAAAAGTTAAGAAAATGAATGCCAAGCAGCAAAAAACCAATAAGCCTAAGTATATTTCTAAGGCAGAACGCGCGGTTATTGCTGAAAAAGAAGCACAGAGCAATACTTTAGCTGATGATTCGAGTGCAGTTTCAACAGACTAAAAAGTCTCAACACTATTTTGGCAAGCCGACAATAATAACTTAGCGTAGGGCGGTTGCTATGCAAGATAATATAAACCATGCAAAAAAAATCGTTATTTTTGGTAATTCAGCATCGGGTAAATCTAGCTTAGCGAAAAAATTAGCAAAACAAGAGCAGCTTGCGCATTTAGATTTAGACACTTTAGCGTGGCTGCCTGCTGTTTCACTTACATCACCACCACAACGTCAACGCATTGATGTCTCAGTTGCTGAAATTAGTGTATTCATTAGTCAGCATCAAGACTGGGTGATAGAAGGCTGTTACAGTGATTTATTAACGTATACGTTAACTGAATGTAGTGCAGTGATTTTTCTTAATTTACCTATAGCACTTTGTATCGAGAATGCCAAAAATCGACCTTGGGAATCTCATAAGTACGAGAGCAAAGCAGCTCAAGATGCTAATTTAACGATGTTAATTGACTGGATAGCACAATACGAAAACCGTATTGATAGCTTCTCAAAAGCGGCACATCAACAACTATTTGATGGATTCGCTGGTAAGAAAACCCAGTATATAAATAACCAATAGCCGTGATTTAATATGATGAATTATAGCTGTTCAGGCTTTATCTAACGATTCAAAATTCAGGGTTTAACTAACAAAGCTAAACATTACTGCCGTTGATATTCCACCTCAGGCAGCTAACTAATGCCAAAAAACGGTACTAATTAACCCCAGTTCGGGATAAGAAATTGAACTAAATACCTGTTCCGTGATCGGATCTTTCGACCAAGAACGATTCAATCACACAAGGAACAGGCATGAAGAAATTCGTTGATTTATACTGCGATTTCGATGATTTTTGCAAAGTATTTATTCCTCAATGGCCAAAACAGCTACTTGAAGATGGAATAGCGAAAGAGGTAAAGGAGCGATGGGATGATTTTATGGATTTATGCTTCACATTATCGTTAATTATAAAGCTGAAATAGTGGTAGCAAAGGTGACTACTGGAAACGTCCACGATACCCAACCGGTTGCTGAACTAGCTCGTGGACTGACAGATTAATTATACGGAGATAAAGGTTATTTGAGCAAAGTACTAGAGGCTAAGGTATTTGATAGAGGCGTAAAACTTATCACCACGGTTCGTAAAAACATTAAAGCAAAAGCGATGTCATTATGGGATAGAGCAATGCTCTCAAAGCGCTTTATCATTGAAATGATTAACGACCAATTAAAGAATATTTCATTTATTGAACACTCAAGACATCGCAATATGAATGGCTTTATGCTTAATTTAATGGCGGGATTGGTGGCTTATTGCCTGAAAGAAAACAAGCCAAAGTTTAACCTTAACCTATCTGATCTAGAGCTAAACACTATGGTTGTCGCTTAAGCCGATCTCAGGTTCATTATTATGTGAATTATCACCAATATTATGCGCACTACTTCCAGAGATAACTGACAGTTAGAAGAATATTTCTAAGTCGCCCCTTTTGCGAGATATAATAATCAATTTTTCTTGGCTTAATTATATATTTCTCTCGAGAAAAACTTAATTAGGTGGCAAAACCAACGACGCCATTACATGCTAGCCGCATTAACAATTTCAAGAATCGCTGGATGCTTTAATCTACGCTCTGGAGAAATAATATAATAAGGCTCTTTGAATTCGTCAGTTCGACCTAAAATTTTAACTCCATATTTATCTGCAACGTATTCTTCAATAAGAGTTGGGCTACTAAACACCCCAAAACCTGTTTGGCCAAAAGATTTCATTAATGCGCTATCATCAAATTCAGCAACAACATTTGGCGCAATATTGTGTTTTTCTAACCATGATGATAAACGTGCTCTCATCGCAGATTTTTTGCTTTGCATAAGCCAAGGGAAGTCTGCTAAACATTGAGGGAACTCTTCGTGGCAATTTTTCAGTAAAGTTTGAGCTGCAAAAAAGGTAAATCCACTTTCAGTGAGTAAATGATTGTATGCTTTTACATGACTACCCAATTGAAGTGGTTGATCGGTTAAAATGCAATCAATTTTATTGACTGATAAATCTGTTAATAAATGGTCCTGATCTCCTTCAACGCAAATCAAGCGAACAGGTTCACTCATTTTTAGTACAGGTGCCAGTAACTCGTGTGCTAATACTTTAGGTATAACGTCGGTTATGCCAACAGTGAATGTATGCCATATTTCTGGTTGTTTTCTTTTTAAAATATTTTTTACTTCATCTCCTAACTGAAAAATTTCTTCGGCATAGCTATATATGAGTACCCCCCATTTCAGACAAAGATAATTTCTTTCCTTTTCGTTCAAATAAGTTGACACCGATTTGCGCCTCGAAGCTAGTTATTTGACCACTTATCGTTTGCGACGTTAGATTTAATCTTGTACTTGCTTTGGTAATGCTGCCTTCAGTAGCGACGACATAGAAATAATACAGGTGATTATAATTTAAAGGGCTCATAATTTTTATATCAGTTTTATTCGATGATAATGTAAACAATATTCGAATTTACCAACAACAACAAGTGCGCTATAACAATATGGTATTCGTAACTTATTTAATTGGAAAATTATGAAACATCGTAAAAGTCGTTCTCTATTTTTGATTGTTATTCAGTCTGCTTTTATTACAAGTAGAGCAAAAGTTCGTAGCTTCGGTATCGTGCTACTAACATCACTTTTGTCTTTTTCTTCGCTAGCTACTGAAGTAAATGGGATTAATACTGATAAATACTTGCTTAATTCATGTAATGCTTTTCAAACGACTACTGATAATGCTAAAACGTTGCCGTGTGTTATGTACATTAAAGGATTCTTTAATGGTCTATTAAATGCTGGTAATGAGAATGTTTCACTAATTGACGAAAATATTAAAGAACCTTCTACATTAGTAGAAAGAGCATACGCTAATAGAGTTGGAAATTTAGCACAGCGTAAACCCTTAAGTCATTCCTGTATAACTGTTGATGAGCTAAAAGAGCTTATTATTGAAAGCCTCTCTAATGATTCAGCTAGTACATTTCTTTCAGTAAAACAGCTTAATTCTTTGCTGATGCATACATTAACAACAGCATGTTCGTCTGGAAAAAAGTAATTGAGCAATGAAAATAGACATTCAAAATTGTTTGAGTGAGCTTGACCAGTCAATAGAAGAAGATATTCAACTTAAGCTTAGGCTTGCGCTATCAAAGATGGCGGCATATATCTCGTGTATTACTTTCATAATATCTGAGAATATTAGCCCAAACGGCAATACTGAAAAACATTGTTCGCTAACATTGTCACTTTATCGCATGCCGAATATCGTCATTGAGGAAACTCAAGTTGACCTGTATTTCGTCATTGACCGTGTAATTCAAAAAGCGACTCGAAGTCTTTCACGGAAGCTTTCATCGTAAAGGTGATTAATCATCATTTATCTTAACGAAATACCGTTATAAAAGTGATTCTTATTGAGGATTTATGAAACTTACAATTAGTTTGTTTATTACATTGTCAGCATTTTGGCTGCTCAATTCAGGTCATTACTCGCTGCTGATATTATCTCTTGGCTTCGCGTCAATCGTGTTAGTTTTAGCTATTGCTCATAAAATGAATGTTGTTGACCAAGAATCCCAACCGTTATATCTAACACGTAATATATTTGGCTACTATTTGTGGCTCACCAAAGAAATTATTCAAGCCAATATCACTGTAATTAAGCATATTTGGCTTGGAAAAAAGAGTATATCACCCACGCTAAAGAAAATTAAAATTAGTCAACAAACTGATATGGGAAAAGTGATATATGCCAATTCTATTACCTTAACCCCAGGTACTGTTGCTATAGACTTGGTTGATGATGAGATTATTGTACATGCCTTGCTGTATAAGGATGTTGAATCGTTAGAAATCGGTGAAATGGATCGCCGTGTAACCATGTTGGAACGCTAATGTTAATTGCCGCTACACTCGCTATTTTTGTCGCTATGATTTTAGCAATCATTAGAGGCATTGCTGGGCCAACTTTATACGACCGTATTTTAGCGGTAAATATGTTTGGCACTAAAACCGTGTTACTTATTTCTTTATTAGGCTTTGTAATGGGCAGGCCTGAATTTTTGGATATTGCCATCGTGTATGCACTCATCAATTTTATCAGTGTTATCGGAGTATTACGTTACTCAGATACTAATCAATTTAAACATGCGCCTAATGATAATGAATCGATAGAAAAGGAGCTTTAAATGGATATTGTAATAACAATATGTAGTGGCTTTTTTTTACTGCTTGGCAGCTTTATTTGTATTTCCGGCGGTATTGGTCTTTTGCGTTTTCCAGACTTTTACACACGTATGCATGCGGTTGGAGTGACAGATACCTTAGGTGCTGGAATGATTTTGATCGGTCTTATGGTACTCAGCACAGATTTTTTAGTGTTCGCTAAGCTAGTTATGGTACTGCTTCTAACACTACTCATTGGGCCGACAACAAGTCATGTATTAGCTAAAGCCGCTTTTCATAATGGCTTAATGCCTAAAAACTTAAATAATGAGAAAAATAATAATAAGGAGACGTCGTCATCGAATCCTTAATTGATATTATTTTACTTACCTTATTGGTTGTTGTTGCTATTGCGATAATTCGATCGAAAGATCTGTTTGTTGTCGTCATGCTTTTGGGTATTTATGGACTTATATCCGCGAGTTTTTTTGTTGCTATGGATGCGGTGGATGTTGCATTTACTGAAGCTGCTGTAGGAGCGGGCATTTCAACCTTACTGATGTTGGTTGTTATTGCCATGACGGGACGAAAAGAAAAAACAAATCGTCATAAGCCATTATCGGCCTTGTTCATTGTTTTGATAACGGGAGGTTTGCTGATATATGGCACCTTAGATATGCCACACTTTGGCGCTGCAGATGCACCAATTCACAAACATGTAGCACCTCG includes the following:
- a CDS encoding DUF2986 domain-containing protein; this translates as MNRKKKINQVLKAKVKKMNAKQQKTNKPKYISKAERAVIAEKEAQSNTLADDSSAVSTD
- a CDS encoding shikimate kinase, whose protein sequence is MQDNINHAKKIVIFGNSASGKSSLAKKLAKQEQLAHLDLDTLAWLPAVSLTSPPQRQRIDVSVAEISVFISQHQDWVIEGCYSDLLTYTLTECSAVIFLNLPIALCIENAKNRPWESHKYESKAAQDANLTMLIDWIAQYENRIDSFSKAAHQQLFDGFAGKKTQYINNQ
- a CDS encoding LysR substrate-binding domain-containing protein; translation: MSTYLNEKERNYLCLKWGVLIYSYAEEIFQLGDEVKNILKRKQPEIWHTFTVGITDVIPKVLAHELLAPVLKMSEPVRLICVEGDQDHLLTDLSVNKIDCILTDQPLQLGSHVKAYNHLLTESGFTFFAAQTLLKNCHEEFPQCLADFPWLMQSKKSAMRARLSSWLEKHNIAPNVVAEFDDSALMKSFGQTGFGVFSSPTLIEEYVADKYGVKILGRTDEFKEPYYIISPERRLKHPAILEIVNAASM
- a CDS encoding LysR family transcriptional regulator — translated: MSPLNYNHLYYFYVVATEGSITKASTRLNLTSQTISGQITSFEAQIGVNLFERKGKKLSLSEMGGTHI
- a CDS encoding HPF/RaiA family ribosome-associated protein, which encodes MKIDIQNCLSELDQSIEEDIQLKLRLALSKMAAYISCITFIISENISPNGNTEKHCSLTLSLYRMPNIVIEETQVDLYFVIDRVIQKATRSLSRKLSS
- a CDS encoding Na+/H+ antiporter subunit E → MKLTISLFITLSAFWLLNSGHYSLLILSLGFASIVLVLAIAHKMNVVDQESQPLYLTRNIFGYYLWLTKEIIQANITVIKHIWLGKKSISPTLKKIKISQQTDMGKVIYANSITLTPGTVAIDLVDDEIIVHALLYKDVESLEIGEMDRRVTMLER
- a CDS encoding monovalent cation/H+ antiporter complex subunit F, encoding MLIAATLAIFVAMILAIIRGIAGPTLYDRILAVNMFGTKTVLLISLLGFVMGRPEFLDIAIVYALINFISVIGVLRYSDTNQFKHAPNDNESIEKEL
- the mnhG gene encoding monovalent cation/H(+) antiporter subunit G; protein product: MDIVITICSGFFLLLGSFICISGGIGLLRFPDFYTRMHAVGVTDTLGAGMILIGLMVLSTDFLVFAKLVMVLLLTLLIGPTTSHVLAKAAFHNGLMPKNLNNEKNNNKETSSSNP